A DNA window from Pseudomonas wuhanensis contains the following coding sequences:
- a CDS encoding RraA family protein — MNLEDKELVALFEGLDTPGVSDALDKLGLPGQCLGVAPLDNYGKVIVGPAFTVQYVSASVPPGTVGDFIEDVAPGDVVVIDNGGRTDCTVWGDIMTQYAGTRQIAATVIDGVCRDVNKALGDGYPMFSKGRYMRTGKDRVQVQSVNQPVSIGTARVCSRDIVVADANGVVIVPRARAAEVAACARQIESVEADIRALITQGKTLKEARAALGYHNLQRKV; from the coding sequence ATGAATCTTGAAGACAAAGAACTGGTCGCCTTGTTTGAAGGCCTCGACACTCCTGGCGTCTCCGATGCTCTGGACAAACTCGGCCTGCCCGGGCAATGCCTCGGCGTGGCACCGCTGGACAATTACGGCAAGGTCATCGTCGGACCGGCGTTCACCGTGCAGTACGTCTCGGCCAGCGTTCCTCCGGGTACGGTGGGCGACTTCATCGAAGACGTCGCTCCCGGCGACGTAGTGGTCATCGACAACGGCGGCCGCACCGACTGCACCGTTTGGGGCGACATCATGACCCAGTACGCGGGCACCCGACAGATCGCCGCCACGGTCATCGACGGGGTGTGCCGTGATGTGAACAAAGCGCTGGGCGATGGCTATCCGATGTTCAGCAAAGGTCGCTACATGCGCACTGGCAAAGACCGCGTGCAAGTGCAGTCGGTCAACCAGCCAGTGTCCATCGGCACGGCGCGGGTTTGCTCCCGTGACATCGTGGTCGCCGACGCCAACGGCGTGGTGATCGTGCCTCGCGCCCGTGCCGCTGAAGTGGCGGCGTGTGCCCGTCAGATCGAATCGGTCGAAGCCGACATTCGTGCCCTGATCACTCAAGGCAAAACCCTTAAAGAAGCCCGGGCCGCCCTGGGTTACCACAACCTGCAGAGGAAAGTCTGA
- a CDS encoding LysR family transcriptional regulator, whose translation MINFRLIRHLWLFLAVAEEQNFGRAAKRLGMSQPPLSEQIQVLEQALKVKLFDRSRRGAKLTPVGAAILPAVRKFAEQLERLELAVEEAVAGQSGMLTVGAISTAMFDVLPGLIEQLKIEYPHLTVSVREIDSVEAVPALEAGDIDLAFARLDGDLGASIKSLPLTEDRLVVALPIDHPLAARKRISLSSLATEPLVMFSRKVSPVYFDNLIATCRASGFSPRVLHEVRSVASQIAFVSCGQGIALVPASLKKLAPDNVVLRPLSQPLNVVTTAVAWNADRPNPLVEEVVARLQKTV comes from the coding sequence ATGATCAATTTCCGTCTGATTCGTCACCTCTGGTTGTTCCTGGCTGTTGCCGAGGAACAGAATTTCGGCCGCGCCGCCAAGCGCCTGGGGATGTCCCAGCCGCCGCTGAGCGAGCAGATTCAGGTGTTGGAGCAAGCGCTCAAGGTCAAGCTGTTCGACCGCTCGCGGCGCGGGGCGAAGCTGACTCCGGTGGGCGCGGCGATCCTGCCCGCGGTGCGCAAATTCGCTGAGCAACTGGAGCGTCTGGAACTGGCCGTGGAAGAGGCGGTGGCGGGGCAGTCGGGGATGTTGACCGTCGGTGCGATTTCCACGGCGATGTTCGATGTGTTGCCCGGGTTGATCGAGCAACTGAAGATCGAATACCCGCACCTCACCGTGTCTGTGCGGGAAATCGACAGCGTCGAAGCCGTGCCTGCGCTGGAAGCCGGGGACATCGACCTGGCCTTCGCCCGTCTGGACGGTGATCTGGGGGCCTCGATCAAGTCGCTGCCGCTGACCGAGGATCGCCTGGTCGTGGCCCTGCCCATTGATCATCCATTGGCTGCACGCAAGCGCATCAGCCTGTCGAGCCTGGCCACCGAGCCCTTGGTGATGTTTTCCCGAAAGGTCAGCCCGGTGTACTTCGACAACCTGATCGCGACCTGCCGCGCCAGTGGTTTTTCCCCGCGCGTATTGCATGAAGTGCGCTCCGTCGCTTCGCAAATCGCTTTCGTCAGTTGTGGGCAAGGCATCGCCCTGGTGCCGGCGTCGCTGAAAAAACTGGCCCCCGATAATGTGGTGCTGCGACCACTGAGCCAGCCGCTCAATGTGGTGACGACTGCGGTGGCCTGGAATGCCGATCGGCCCAACCCACTGGTGGAGGAGGTGGTTGCCCGGCTCCAAAAAACAGTTTGA
- a CDS encoding RraA family protein — translation MTTLPFPLDFRARAKVLGSSTLYEASHLPCAVDSAIRPIWDGAFIAAPAYPLECSPGDNLALHLAMERVPRGSVLVVGTGGFIAGYWGEVLTVAAEAAGVVGLVIDGGVRDIAALKKRQFPVFARGISVKGTVKASAPSVGQPFNFNGAFVAPGDLVVADDDGVIIIPKADAARTLAEGEARANKEAQMMQALTEGRSTLELMNLTDWRTRA, via the coding sequence ATGACCACGCTCCCCTTCCCCCTGGATTTTCGCGCGCGGGCAAAAGTACTGGGCAGCTCGACACTGTATGAAGCGTCTCACCTGCCCTGCGCAGTCGACAGCGCGATCCGGCCGATCTGGGACGGCGCCTTTATCGCTGCCCCCGCCTACCCGCTGGAGTGTTCGCCGGGCGACAACCTCGCCCTGCATCTGGCGATGGAACGCGTACCCCGTGGCAGCGTACTGGTGGTGGGCACGGGTGGCTTTATCGCCGGTTATTGGGGCGAGGTGCTCACCGTGGCGGCCGAAGCGGCTGGCGTGGTCGGTCTGGTGATCGATGGTGGCGTACGCGATATCGCGGCGTTGAAGAAACGCCAGTTCCCGGTATTTGCCCGTGGCATCTCGGTCAAAGGCACGGTCAAGGCTAGCGCACCCTCGGTGGGACAACCGTTCAATTTCAATGGTGCTTTCGTGGCGCCGGGCGATCTGGTGGTGGCTGACGATGACGGTGTGATCATCATCCCCAAGGCCGATGCGGCACGCACCCTCGCAGAAGGCGAAGCGCGCGCGAACAAGGAAGCCCAGATGATGCAGGCGCTGACCGAAGGCCGCTCCACGCTGGAACTGATGAACCTGACCGACTGGAGAACCCGGGCATGA
- a CDS encoding pyridoxal phosphate-dependent aminotransferase yields MSTDIQRLNQRLASAQPSATYRIMDRVAERRAKGAKIISLCAGEPDFDTPKHVREAAIHAIEHGHTRYTQVAGVRSLREAVAAKFRRENGLDVSWQDTLVCNGGKQVINNALAATLNEGDQVIVPAPYWVSYPEMVQLCGGEARIVTCDAGTGFKLTPAALAAALTPQTRWLILNSPSNPTGAVYSEVELRALAAVLLDHPHVLILADDIYEHLIFDDQAFHTLAQVEPRLAPRTLTMNGVSKAYAMTGWRIGFATGPRWLLEAMEKLQGQQTSGASSVSQQAALAALEGPKDFIRASRAAFQGRRDLMVALLNDTPGLECVSPAGAFYAFASCAGLIGRTSPAGRMLHTDEDVAHALLDEADVAVVHGSAFGLGPYIRIAYALDDASLRQACEAIRAFCVALR; encoded by the coding sequence ATGAGCACCGACATTCAGCGCCTGAACCAACGTTTGGCCAGCGCACAGCCCTCGGCGACTTATCGGATCATGGATCGGGTGGCGGAGCGCCGGGCGAAAGGGGCGAAGATCATTTCGCTGTGTGCCGGCGAGCCCGATTTCGACACCCCAAAACATGTGCGTGAGGCAGCCATTCACGCCATCGAGCATGGCCACACCCGCTACACCCAGGTCGCCGGCGTGCGCTCATTGCGAGAAGCGGTGGCGGCCAAGTTCCGCCGCGAGAATGGCCTGGATGTGAGCTGGCAAGACACGCTGGTTTGTAACGGTGGCAAACAAGTGATCAACAACGCCCTGGCCGCGACCCTCAACGAGGGCGATCAGGTCATTGTGCCGGCGCCGTACTGGGTCAGTTACCCGGAAATGGTGCAACTGTGCGGCGGTGAGGCGCGGATCGTCACGTGCGATGCCGGTACCGGTTTCAAGCTGACGCCCGCGGCACTGGCCGCCGCGCTCACACCACAGACCCGTTGGTTGATCCTCAACTCACCGTCCAATCCGACCGGCGCGGTGTACAGCGAGGTGGAACTTCGTGCCTTGGCGGCTGTGCTGCTGGATCATCCCCACGTGCTGATTCTGGCCGATGACATCTATGAACACCTGATCTTCGACGATCAAGCGTTCCACACCCTGGCCCAGGTGGAGCCACGTCTGGCACCGCGCACCCTGACCATGAACGGTGTCTCGAAGGCCTACGCCATGACCGGCTGGCGCATCGGTTTTGCCACCGGGCCGCGATGGTTGCTGGAGGCCATGGAAAAGCTGCAGGGTCAGCAGACCTCGGGCGCGAGTTCTGTCTCGCAACAAGCCGCACTCGCCGCGCTGGAGGGGCCGAAAGACTTCATTCGCGCAAGCCGCGCCGCTTTCCAGGGCCGTCGCGATTTGATGGTGGCGCTGCTGAACGACACGCCGGGACTGGAATGCGTGAGCCCGGCGGGGGCGTTCTACGCGTTCGCCTCCTGTGCGGGACTGATCGGCCGCACCTCGCCCGCCGGTCGAATGCTGCACACCGACGAAGATGTCGCCCATGCGCTGCTCGACGAAGCGGATGTAGCGGTGGTGCATGGCAGTGCGTTCGGCCTTGGCCCCTACATTCGCATTGCCTATGCGCTGGACGACGCGTCATTGCGCCAGGCCTGCGAAGCCATTCGTGCGTTTTGTGTAGCGTTGCGTTAA
- a CDS encoding TonB-dependent siderophore receptor, translated as MKHALPTLSCVMFASPLWAQEAIELPTTDIQASRVSQDTSYTTSQASTASKSNVPIKEEAQSINVVTQQTLDDYQVRSLADAMKFVSGVSQGNTLGGSRDSLVKRGFGTNDDGSILRDGVRSNLGHNFSATTERVEVLKGPASMLYGALEPGGLINVISKKPEYTQSTTLSGSAYSEGGGTLAVDTTGPLGDTGLAYRLIAERGHEDYWRNYGVNESTLVAPSLTWTGDRASLTLSYEYNEYSNPFDRGTVFTNGHPADIDYDKRLDERWAKSVGIREVATARFEYQLSDDWKSRVTYGWNNDRYSLSIAQPSSLTGNNLRRAANGAHYDDETRYASWDFIGQQELFGQRHDLLIGADTEASDQFRGKTYRNTARSGFDITSPVYGRLAEPSLVSATQSDLSNQLTSSSVYFKDNWHLDDRWILVLGGRQQHYDQYSDQGRGRSYTVNRDDNGDAFVPFLGLVYKATDTLSLYGNYSRSFKPNTEVDDAGHTFDPEEGRSYEVGAKYDPLPGLNINLALFDIVKKNVVTSQTVNGVSLSEAAGKVGSQGLELDITGRVAERWDLIGTYAYTHTEILDDPDDEGHRLANAPKHTASLYLTHHLNVPAEFGAWHAGAGARYVGERAANNANDFWLSSYTVADAFVRWESPVFGYKTSLQFNVDNLFDKQYYPSSTGSQLQVNVGEPRTARLSASVTF; from the coding sequence ATGAAACACGCGTTGCCAACACTCTCCTGCGTTATGTTTGCCAGTCCATTGTGGGCACAGGAAGCGATCGAACTGCCGACCACTGATATTCAGGCGAGTCGCGTCAGCCAAGACACGAGCTACACCACTTCTCAAGCCAGCACGGCGAGCAAAAGCAATGTGCCGATCAAGGAAGAGGCGCAATCGATCAATGTGGTCACCCAGCAGACCCTGGACGATTATCAGGTGCGCTCGCTGGCCGACGCCATGAAGTTCGTCAGCGGCGTCAGCCAGGGCAACACCTTGGGCGGCTCCCGGGACTCGCTGGTCAAGCGTGGTTTTGGCACCAACGATGACGGCTCGATCCTGCGCGATGGCGTGCGTTCCAATCTGGGGCACAACTTCAGTGCCACGACGGAACGCGTCGAAGTACTCAAAGGGCCTGCCTCGATGCTGTACGGCGCGCTGGAGCCCGGCGGACTGATCAACGTGATCAGCAAGAAGCCTGAATACACCCAGAGCACAACCCTGAGCGGCTCGGCTTATAGCGAAGGCGGCGGCACCCTGGCGGTGGATACCACCGGGCCGTTGGGAGATACGGGCCTGGCCTATCGCCTGATTGCTGAACGTGGCCATGAAGATTACTGGCGCAACTATGGCGTGAATGAGAGCACGTTGGTCGCGCCATCGCTGACCTGGACCGGCGACCGCGCCAGTTTGACGCTGAGCTACGAGTACAACGAATACTCCAATCCCTTCGACCGCGGCACGGTGTTCACCAACGGTCACCCGGCAGACATCGACTACGACAAGCGCCTCGACGAACGCTGGGCGAAAAGCGTCGGTATCCGTGAAGTGGCCACCGCGCGTTTCGAGTATCAGCTGAGTGACGATTGGAAAAGCCGCGTTACCTACGGGTGGAACAACGACCGCTACAGCCTCTCGATTGCCCAGCCGAGTTCGTTGACCGGCAATAATCTGCGACGTGCTGCCAACGGTGCTCACTACGATGATGAGACCCGTTACGCCAGTTGGGATTTCATCGGCCAGCAGGAACTGTTCGGCCAACGTCATGACCTGCTGATCGGCGCGGACACCGAAGCGTCCGACCAATTCCGTGGCAAAACCTACCGCAATACCGCGCGGTCTGGTTTCGACATCACGTCGCCGGTTTATGGTCGTCTGGCCGAGCCCAGTCTCGTCAGCGCTACCCAAAGCGACCTGAGCAACCAACTGACCTCCAGCTCGGTGTACTTCAAGGATAACTGGCACCTCGATGACCGCTGGATCCTGGTCCTGGGCGGTCGCCAGCAGCATTATGATCAGTACAGCGATCAAGGCCGCGGCAGAAGCTACACCGTCAACCGCGACGATAACGGTGATGCCTTCGTGCCGTTTCTGGGCCTGGTCTACAAAGCCACCGATACCTTGTCGCTGTACGGTAACTACAGCCGTTCGTTCAAACCCAATACCGAAGTCGACGATGCCGGCCACACCTTCGATCCGGAGGAGGGCCGCAGCTACGAGGTCGGTGCGAAGTACGATCCGTTGCCGGGGCTGAACATCAACCTGGCGCTGTTCGACATCGTCAAGAAAAACGTCGTGACCAGCCAGACGGTCAATGGCGTCAGCCTCTCGGAGGCGGCGGGCAAGGTCGGTTCGCAGGGGCTGGAGCTGGACATTACCGGGCGTGTGGCCGAGCGCTGGGACCTGATCGGCACCTACGCTTACACCCACACGGAAATCCTCGACGATCCGGATGACGAAGGTCACCGCCTCGCCAATGCGCCGAAGCACACCGCGAGCCTGTACCTCACGCATCACCTGAACGTCCCTGCGGAATTTGGGGCCTGGCATGCCGGTGCTGGCGCGCGTTACGTCGGCGAGCGTGCGGCGAACAACGCCAACGATTTCTGGCTGAGCAGCTATACCGTGGCCGATGCCTTCGTGCGTTGGGAATCGCCGGTGTTCGGGTACAAGACTTCGCTGCAATTCAATGTCGACAACCTGTTCGACAAACAGTACTACCCGTCCTCCACCGGCAGCCAGCTGCAGGTCAATGTCGGCGAACCGCGCACGGCACGCCTCAGCGCCAGTGTGACGTTCTGA
- a CDS encoding phosphoribosyltransferase: MTSPSLQTILLDRVDAGRSLVEPLLKYAKRADVIVLALPRGGVPVAYEVATALEVRLDLMLVRKLGVPSHQEFAMGAIASGGIQIVNEDALRANGIDQRTLDGVVAKETQELLRRERAYRASRAPLALKDQVVILIDDGLATGATMMAAIQAVRLQAPSRIVVAVPVAPLETAEALRDEVDELICPLIPDWLISIGHWYTDFSQTSDEEVIDLLHRAWQRESGTGDSFQNGSGI, from the coding sequence ATGACCAGTCCTTCATTGCAAACCATCTTGCTTGACCGGGTAGATGCCGGCCGAAGCCTGGTGGAACCGTTGCTTAAATACGCTAAAAGAGCCGACGTCATCGTCCTCGCCTTGCCCCGTGGCGGCGTTCCGGTCGCCTATGAAGTGGCCACGGCCCTGGAGGTTCGCCTGGACCTGATGCTGGTGCGCAAGTTGGGAGTACCGTCCCATCAGGAGTTCGCCATGGGCGCGATTGCCAGTGGCGGCATACAAATCGTCAATGAAGATGCGCTGCGAGCTAACGGTATTGATCAACGTACGCTCGATGGCGTGGTTGCAAAGGAAACGCAGGAATTGTTGCGTCGCGAGCGGGCATACCGGGCATCGCGCGCACCTTTGGCGCTGAAGGATCAGGTGGTGATTCTGATCGATGACGGCCTGGCGACAGGGGCTACGATGATGGCGGCGATACAGGCCGTGCGCCTGCAAGCGCCTTCTCGCATCGTCGTTGCCGTGCCGGTGGCCCCCCTTGAGACGGCAGAGGCGCTGCGCGACGAAGTGGACGAGCTGATTTGCCCGCTGATCCCCGATTGGCTGATTTCGATCGGCCATTGGTACACGGATTTTTCGCAGACATCGGACGAAGAAGTCATCGATCTGCTGCATCGGGCGTGGCAAAGAGAGTCTGGCACGGGCGACTCATTTCAGAACGGTTCCGGTATTTGA
- a CDS encoding universal stress protein, with protein MSQYQRLLLIINPLLRHSPAINHGAALAKASGASLHIAGLIPSLDILSLLEEGDRKMARASYLQEHRDWLDEQAVKMQGRGIEVTTEVAWADNMRQDILDHVTQMQPDLLIKQVQHEPVLKRAFFTPLDWRLLRHCPVPVYMVGGEGHALPQKVVAAVDVSDTEPSNSELNDRIILQASGLALQCNAELHLLYACDISAAFLADMGGGLTLAELTRELRSDLEKSFLKLAARFGVPSDCRHFIMGHPVSVLSEFAHQHQMDVVVVGRTQYRGLERLLGSTTEHILYQVPCSILAV; from the coding sequence ATGAGCCAGTATCAACGGTTATTACTGATCATCAACCCGCTGCTGCGCCATTCGCCTGCGATCAACCATGGCGCTGCCCTGGCCAAGGCCAGCGGGGCCAGCTTGCACATTGCCGGCCTGATCCCCTCGTTGGACATTCTGTCGCTGCTCGAAGAGGGCGACCGCAAAATGGCTCGGGCGAGTTACCTGCAGGAGCACCGCGACTGGCTCGATGAGCAGGCGGTAAAGATGCAAGGCCGGGGGATCGAGGTGACAACCGAAGTCGCATGGGCTGACAACATGCGCCAGGACATCCTTGACCACGTCACGCAAATGCAGCCCGATCTGTTGATCAAGCAAGTGCAGCATGAACCCGTGCTCAAGCGCGCGTTCTTCACGCCGCTGGATTGGCGTTTGTTGCGCCATTGTCCGGTACCGGTTTACATGGTGGGCGGCGAAGGTCACGCCTTGCCGCAGAAGGTGGTGGCCGCGGTTGACGTATCAGACACCGAGCCTTCGAACAGTGAACTCAATGACCGGATCATCTTGCAGGCGTCGGGCCTTGCGCTGCAGTGCAATGCCGAGTTGCATCTGCTGTACGCCTGTGACATTTCGGCAGCGTTTCTGGCGGACATGGGCGGCGGTCTGACGCTCGCGGAGCTTACCAGGGAGTTGCGCAGCGACCTGGAAAAGTCTTTTCTCAAATTGGCCGCTCGGTTCGGTGTGCCCTCTGACTGTCGGCATTTCATCATGGGGCACCCTGTCTCGGTGCTGAGCGAATTCGCCCACCAGCATCAGATGGATGTGGTCGTGGTGGGCAGAACCCAATACCGTGGTCTGGAACGACTGCTTGGCAGCACGACCGAACATATTCTGTATCAGGTGCCTTGCAGCATTCTGGCGGTCTAG
- a CDS encoding DUF3422 domain-containing protein gives MHPQRLILHNELHARPSLYFDEPAHVFHLAFLANDGQCDTLLSRCCPGPVDPDAAQGITELEGHALKWERHAEFLTLTLVVPSSSHEPCWSPPPKALMDRVEPFMQHVINAVQIVVRTDTSFSGDLSVYGFKDPSGSCIGGGDATVWSDFRLSPDGTNRFLFINKRLNAYRLGRMIRRLLEIETYRMMASLSLITAKALSTQLNVFDKTLVNLSERNAGPDTGNAKELLTDIANLSAQVVSSSAKTRHRFSATQAYAQLVFERLSELRESHVGDCQRLGIFIERRFKPTVRYCAVTEQRLEQLAESVANLGDLLQARVQVEMEEQNSEILNSLNARADTQIKIQRAVEGLSIIAITYYLLSLFKLFYSGLHVMGADISARDALLAMTPLALCVLLFILIRIRKAKEH, from the coding sequence ATGCATCCGCAAAGACTGATCCTGCACAACGAGTTGCACGCGCGCCCTTCTCTGTATTTCGACGAGCCCGCCCACGTGTTTCATCTGGCGTTTCTGGCGAATGACGGCCAATGCGACACCCTGCTGAGTCGCTGCTGCCCCGGCCCGGTCGATCCGGATGCGGCCCAGGGCATCACCGAACTGGAGGGCCATGCCTTGAAGTGGGAGCGGCACGCGGAGTTCCTGACGCTGACGCTGGTGGTGCCCTCCTCCAGTCACGAGCCCTGCTGGAGCCCGCCCCCCAAAGCCTTGATGGACCGGGTCGAGCCCTTCATGCAGCACGTGATCAACGCTGTGCAGATTGTGGTGCGCACTGATACGTCCTTTTCTGGCGATTTGTCTGTTTATGGTTTCAAAGATCCTAGCGGCTCTTGCATAGGTGGAGGCGATGCGACGGTCTGGAGCGATTTTCGCCTGAGCCCCGACGGCACCAACCGTTTCCTGTTCATTAACAAACGCCTGAATGCATATCGGCTGGGACGGATGATCCGCCGCCTGCTGGAAATCGAAACCTACCGAATGATGGCTTCGCTTTCACTCATCACCGCGAAAGCCTTGAGCACTCAGCTAAACGTCTTCGACAAGACCCTGGTAAACCTCTCGGAACGTAATGCCGGCCCTGATACCGGAAATGCCAAAGAGCTGCTGACCGACATTGCCAACCTGTCGGCGCAAGTGGTCAGCAGCAGCGCAAAAACCCGACACCGCTTCAGCGCCACCCAAGCCTATGCACAGCTGGTTTTCGAGCGGTTGAGCGAACTCCGGGAAAGCCACGTGGGTGATTGCCAGCGACTGGGTATTTTCATCGAAAGACGCTTTAAACCCACGGTCAGATACTGCGCGGTCACCGAACAACGCCTGGAGCAACTGGCCGAAAGCGTGGCCAACCTCGGGGACTTGTTGCAGGCCCGTGTCCAGGTCGAAATGGAAGAGCAGAACTCGGAAATCCTGAATAGCCTGAACGCCCGCGCCGATACTCAAATCAAAATCCAGCGCGCGGTCGAAGGCTTGTCGATTATCGCCATCACCTATTACTTGTTGAGCCTGTTCAAGCTGTTCTACTCGGGATTGCATGTCATGGGCGCGGACATTTCCGCGAGAGACGCCCTGCTGGCCATGACCCCGCTCGCGCTCTGCGTCCTGCTGTTTATTTTGATCAGGATCAGGAAAGCCAAAGAGCATTGA
- a CDS encoding alpha/beta fold hydrolase has product MSIPETFTQAHIPLTVEGVQLNIATLHRDGVLAPIVFLHGFGSTKEDYADIVQHAAFAGHPFVAYDAPGCGESQCSDLSRISIPFLLKTALQMLEHFGIERFHLVGHSMGGLTALMLAHQCPDRVLSFVDIEGNVAPEDCFLSRQIVDYPADDPEVFFAAFIERARDAPAYASALYSASLRHKVRAAAVRGIFESMVDLSDNADLMDKFLGLPCPRMFMYGEQNASLSYLPHIQAQGVRLAPISHCGHFPMYSNPIAMWQQIADFQANGHRR; this is encoded by the coding sequence GTGTCCATACCCGAAACCTTCACCCAAGCGCACATCCCTCTGACGGTGGAGGGCGTCCAGCTGAACATCGCCACCCTTCATCGCGACGGTGTCCTGGCGCCGATTGTGTTCCTGCATGGGTTTGGCTCGACCAAGGAAGACTATGCCGACATCGTGCAGCACGCCGCATTCGCCGGTCATCCTTTCGTCGCTTATGACGCACCGGGTTGCGGGGAGAGCCAGTGCAGTGACCTTTCGCGGATTTCCATCCCTTTTCTGCTGAAGACCGCGTTGCAGATGCTGGAGCATTTCGGTATCGAACGGTTTCATCTGGTCGGCCATTCCATGGGCGGACTGACCGCACTGATGCTGGCTCATCAATGCCCGGACCGTGTGCTCAGCTTCGTCGACATCGAGGGCAATGTCGCCCCGGAGGACTGTTTCCTCAGCCGGCAGATCGTCGATTACCCGGCGGACGATCCCGAGGTGTTTTTCGCCGCCTTCATCGAACGCGCCCGGGACGCGCCGGCTTATGCCAGTGCGCTTTATTCCGCAAGCTTGCGGCACAAGGTTCGTGCCGCAGCGGTGCGCGGGATCTTCGAGTCGATGGTCGATCTTTCCGACAACGCCGACTTGATGGACAAGTTCCTCGGCCTGCCATGCCCACGCATGTTCATGTACGGCGAGCAGAACGCTTCATTGTCCTATCTGCCGCATATCCAGGCCCAAGGCGTGCGGTTGGCGCCGATTTCTCACTGCGGGCATTTCCCCATGTACTCCAACCCGATCGCGATGTGGCAGCAGATCGCCGATTTTCAGGCGAACGGCCATCGGCGATGA
- a CDS encoding RraA family protein → MINKSLLDRLAALDTNTVSDALDFLGLPGATVGLRPLWNCPKIVGRASTVLLAPKSDNVPTVHLITPVVEQIDGDDRVLVIAGGIEGISCWGDILANAAAGKQVRGTVIDGFSRDIDGSEAIGYPVYGRGVTMISARNRVVQIDAAVTVKVAGVDVSEDDYVIADTCGTVFVPQTYIEKVIDLGERIARRQDGMVEAVRSGRSVAEVMHDTQFEAIRVEHA, encoded by the coding sequence ATGATCAATAAGAGTTTGCTGGATCGCTTGGCGGCGCTGGACACCAACACGGTTTCCGACGCACTCGACTTCCTCGGCCTGCCGGGCGCCACCGTGGGGCTACGCCCGCTGTGGAACTGCCCGAAGATCGTCGGCCGTGCCAGTACCGTATTGCTGGCGCCCAAGTCCGACAATGTACCGACCGTGCACCTGATTACCCCGGTGGTTGAACAGATCGACGGTGACGATCGTGTGCTGGTGATCGCCGGCGGCATCGAAGGTATTTCCTGCTGGGGCGACATCCTCGCCAATGCCGCGGCCGGCAAGCAGGTGCGTGGCACGGTGATCGACGGTTTCAGCCGCGACATCGACGGCAGCGAAGCGATTGGCTACCCGGTTTATGGCCGTGGGGTCACCATGATCAGTGCGCGCAATCGGGTGGTGCAGATCGATGCGGCGGTGACGGTCAAGGTGGCCGGTGTCGACGTCAGCGAGGATGACTATGTCATTGCCGATACCTGCGGAACCGTGTTCGTCCCCCAAACCTATATCGAAAAGGTCATCGATCTCGGCGAGCGCATCGCCCGCCGCCAGGACGGCATGGTCGAGGCCGTGCGCAGCGGCCGCTCGGTGGCCGAGGTGATGCACGACACCCAATTCGAAGCGATCCGCGTGGAGCATGCCTGA